In the genome of Gadus morhua chromosome 14, gadMor3.0, whole genome shotgun sequence, one region contains:
- the tox3 gene encoding TOX high mobility group box family member 3 yields the protein MDVRFYPTAGGNSIPGDPQNLDFAHCLGYYNFNKFQNNNYMNMTDASGALLAAGDTFHTPSLGDEEFEIPPITPPPEMEHGLALSEVHSPFQGGQETAAQHRVPLTPQFPPQSLELPSITISRNMMDQDGIAGNNGLPANLGPGHLRQYPSNQAMMMRSLINMNNPNGMMPRGHLTTINQSHLNAQLGVNMSGPNNITHTSPSPPTSKSATPSPSSSINEDDQDDSNRVIGEKRPAPVDPAKKPKTPKKKKKKDPNEPQKPVSAYALFFRDTQAAIKGQNPNATFGEVSKIVASMWDGLGEEQKQVYKSKTEAAKKEYLKALAAYRASLVSKAAAESAEAQTMRSVQQTLASTNLSPGMVMPSPLSQLSPMPSPGLSALQQAMPRAIAPKPLQMRLGGGGNQMGPSAPGGHQNNAPSGMPPQMLGQMGGGGGGQAGSMSQMSPPMPGGPPQQHSIQHIQQQQQQQHQMQKHLQHHQMQQQQMHHQHIQQQMQHQHFQHHLQQQLQQHHMQEQQQQVQQQRQQQQQQQQQQQHQQQQQQQQQQQQQHLQMQHMQMHQLHQQQIQQIQQQQQQQQQQQQQSQCSPPQHSPGTPHSVSGSSSLGSPQPSSQPQQPHPSQIQAHAQAMSQVSIY from the exons ACGTTCCACACGCCCAGTTTGGGGGATGAGGAGTTTGAGATTCCACCAATCACCCCTCCACCGGAGATGGAGCACGGCCTTGCGTTATCGGAGGTGCACTCTCCCTTCCAGGGGGGCCAGGAAACGGCAGCTCAACACCGGGTTCCCTTAACCCCTCAGTTCCCCCCACAGAGCCTAGAGCTGCCTTCCATTACCATTTCACGCAACATGATGGACCAGGACGGGATCGCGGGCAACAATGGCCTACCTGCG AACCTGGGACCCGGCCACCTCCGCCAGTATCCCTCCAACCAGGCCATGATGATGAGGTCCCTCATCAACATGAACAACCCCAACGGCATGATGCCCCGCGGTCACCTGACCACCATCAACCAATCCCATCTCAACGCGCAGCTCGGCGTCAACATGTCCGGCCCCAACAACATCACCCACACCTCTCCGTCCCCGCCCACCAGCAAGTCGGCcacgccctccccctccagctccATCAACGAGGACGACCAGGATGACAGCAACCGG GTCATCGGGGAGAAGCGGCCCGCGCCCGTGGACCCCGCCAAGAAGCCCAAGActccaaagaagaagaagaagaaggacccCAACGAGCCGCAGAAGCCGGTGTCGGCGTACGCGCTCTTCTTCAGGGACACCCAGGCCGCCATCAAGGGCCAGAACCCCAACGCCACCTTTGGCGAGGTGTCCAAGATCGTGGCCTCCATGTGGGACGGCCTCGGCGAGGAGCAGAAACAG GTGTACAAGAGTAAAACAGAAGCTGCCAAAAAGGAGTATTTAAAAGCACTCGCGGCATATCGCGCCAGCCTGGTTTCCAAG GCCGCCGCAGAGTCCGCCGAGGCCCAGACCATGCGCTCGGTGCAGCAGACGCTGGCCTCCACCAACCTGTCCCCGGGCATGGTGATGCCGTCGCCCCTCAGCCAGCTCTCGCCCATGCCCTCGCCCGGCCTGTCCGCCCTGCAGCAGGCCATGCCGCGGGCCATCGCCCCCAAGCCACTCCAGATGAGACTAGGGGGCGGGGGCAATCAAATGGGGCCCTCTGCGCCGGGGGGCCACCAGAACAACGCCCCCTCCGGGATGCCGCCGCAGATGCTGGGCCAGAtgggcggcgggggcggaggCCAGGCCGGCTCTATGTCCCAGATGAGCCCGCCCATGCCTGGGGGGCCGCCGCAGCAGCACTCCATCCAGCacatccagcagcagcagcagcagcagcaccagatgCAGAAGCACCTGCAGCACCACcagatgcagcagcagcagatgcacCACCAGCACATCCAGCAGCAGATGCAGCATCAGCATTTCCAGCACCActtgcagcagcagctgcagcagcaccaCATGcaggaacagcagcagcaggtgcagcagcagaggcaacagcagcagcagcagcagcagcaacagcagcaccaacagcaacagcagcagcagcaacagcagcagcagcagcacttgcAGATGCAGCACATGCAGATGCACCAACTGCATCAGCAGCAGATCCAGCAgatccaacagcagcagcagcagcagcagcagcagcagcagcagtcccagTGTTCCCCTCCCCAGCACTCTCCAGGCACGCCCCACTCAGTAAGCGGCTCCAGCTCCTTGGGCAGCCCCCAGCCCTCCAGTCAGCCCCAGCAGCCACACCCCTCCCAGATCCAGGCGCACGCCCAGGCCATGTCCCAGGTCAGCATCTATTGA